Part of the Propionimicrobium sp. PCR01-08-3 genome, GCGGCCGTGGCAGGGGCCAAGCCGCTAGATTTGGGCGCAGTAACCGTCATGCGGGTCGGGAATCGGCTCGGGCATCGAATACAACAGGGGAGCGTTCATGGCCAAGATCAAGGTCGCCGGTACCGTCGTCGAACTCGATGGGGACGAAATGACCCGCGTCATCTGGTCATTCATCAAAGACCGGCTGATTCTGCCCTACCTCGACGTCAACCTCGACTACTACGACCTCGGCATCGAGAACCGGGACGCCACCGACGACCAGGTGACCGTCGACGCGGCGAATGCCATCAAGCGCGAGGGTGTCGGCGTCAAATGCGCCACCATCACCCCCGATGAGGCGCGCGTCCAAGAATTCGGGTTGAAGAAGATGTGGCGTTCGCCCAACGGCACCATCCGCAACATCCTCGGCGGCGTCATCTTCCGCGAGCCGATCGTGATCAGCAATATCCCCAGATTGGTCCCGAACTGGACGAAGCCGATCGTGGTCGGCAGGCATGCCTTCGGCGATCAGTACCGGGCCACCGATTTCAAAGTGCCCGGTGCCGGAACCATCACCCTCACCTACACCCCGGACGACGGGTCACAGCCGATGGAGGTCGAGGTCGTCAAGATGCCCGAAGGCGGCGGCGTCACGATGGGCATGTACAACTTCAATGAGTCGATCCGCGACTTCGCGCGGGCGTCCATGAGTTATGGCCTGCAGCGCGGCTACCCGGTGTATCTGTCCACCAAGAACACGATCTTGAAGGCCTACGACGGCCAGTTCAAGGATCTGTTCGCCGAGGTCTTTGAGAACGAGTTCAAAGACCGGTTCGAGGCGGCCGGCATCACCTATGAGCACCGGCTGATCGACGACATGGTCGCTGCCGCCCTGAAGTGGGAGGGCGGCTACGTGTGGGCCTGCAAGAACTATGACGGCGACGTGCAGTCCGACACCGTCGCGCAAGGTTTCGGCTCGCTCGGCCTGATGACCTCGGTGCTGATGACCCCGGATGGCAAGACCGTCGAGGCCGAGGCCGCGCACGGCACGGTGACCAGGCACTTCCGCCAGCATCAGCAGGGCAAGGCGACCTCGACCAACCCGATCGCGTCCATCTACGCTTGGACCGGTGGCCTCAAGCATCGCGGCAAGCTGGACGGCACCCCCGCGGTGACGGCTTTTGCCGAAACCCTCGAGCAGGTCTGCGTCGAGACCGTCGAGGCGGGCAAGATGACCAAGGATCTGGCGCTGCTGGTCGGTCCCGAACAGCAGTGGCTGACCACCGAGCAGTTCCTCGCGGCGTTGGACGAGGGGCTGGCCGCGAAACTTGGTTGATCTGCGGCCGCGACTTGTTATTGGGTGCGGTTTTACACACTGGAGCTGTAAAACCGCACCCAATAATGAATGTACCGCGCATGACACCCGGTAGCCCGTTCATTGTGAGTGATTTGACGTCTTCAGGGCACGAAATCACTCACAATGATTCGGCAGGCACAGACTCGCGCCGCGGCGCGATTGCATACCCCAGTAGAATCGTGCGCGTGAGTGATCATGCCTGACCTCCTCATCTCCATCGGGGTCATCTTCGTTCTGCTGTTCGTCGGCTTCCTGTTCTCGGCCGCCGAGATGGCATTGGTGACGCTGCGCGACTCCCAGATCCAGAAACTGCAGGCCAAGGGCAAGCGCGGGCAGGCGATCGTCGCGCTGACCGATAACCCGAACAAGTTCCTCTCCTCGGTGCAGATCGGGGTGACGCTCGCCGGATTCTTGTCATCGGCATTCGGCAGCGACTCGCTGGCCGGCAAGTATCTCGCTCCCTGGTTCGAAAGCCTGGGCTTGGCGTCCGGGCTGTCGAGCGTGCTGGCTGTCATCGTGATCACCGCCATCATCTCGTTTCTGTCGATCGTGCTCAGTGAGCTGACTGCCAAACGGATGGCCATGCAGCGTACCGAGGAGTTCGCGCTCGCGTTGGCCCCCATGGTCAGCGCTATCGCCAAAGTCGCGACTCCGCTGATCTGGTTGATCGACAAATGCACCAACATCATGGTGCGCATCCTCGGGGGTGACCCCGCAGCCGCGAAGGAGGCCGTCACCGAGGACGAGCTGCGCTCGATGGTGGCCAACGCCGACATGCTCGGCGACGAAGAACGCCGCATCGTCGACGACGTCTTCGACGCGGGCGATCGCAGCCTGCGCGAGGTGATGGTGCCGCGCACCGAGGTCGATTTCCTCTCCGGAGATATGCCCGCCTACCAGGCCGTTCGGTTGGTGCAAGACAATCAACGCTCGCGATATCCGGTCACCGACGGCTCGCCCGACCAGATCATCGGGTTCTTGCACGTTCGCGACCTGATGAACCTGGACACCGCCACCAGACAGGCGCCGATCAGGCAACTGGTGCGTCCGATTCTGAGCCTGCCCGAGACCGTGAAGGTGCTGCGGGCGCTCACCGAGATGCGCCGTGAATCGTCCCATCTGGCGATCGTCCGGGACGAATACGGCGGCACCGCCGGCATCGTCACCATGGAGGACCTCATAGAAGAGCTCATCGGCGACATCACCGACGAATACGACGTGGTGGACGCCGACCAGATCCAGCACGAGATGGTCTCCGACCTGGAAGGACTGATCTCGCTCGAGGATTTCGAGGACCGCACCGGATTCGTCATCCCGGAAGGCCCCTACGACACCCTTGCCGGATACTTCATGTGGGTGCTCGGACGCGTGCCGAAGCTGAACGACAAGATCGTTGTCGAGTTGGCCCCGGAGAACGCTCCGGAGGACGACCCCCAGCTGACCCGTTTCTCGATGCGGGTCTCCGAGATGGACGGCCACCGTATTGCCTGGATCGACCTCGGCCGGCTGGAAACGGTGGGGGCACCGGCAGCGCCCGAATCAAACTCCACTTCTGCCAGAAGCTAACCCTCGACACTTCTGTGTGGATCGATCATTTTCACAAGCGGGACGCACGGCTTGTCGAGTAGTGACCGAACGGGGCACCTTGTCAGAAGACAGGGCACCCGTTCGGCAACTGCATCAGATATCAGGCGTCGATCATCTCGCCGGACAGGAAGTCCGCATAGGCGGGCAGATCGAGTTGGCCGTTACCGGAGATGCCGATCAAGATGACCTGGCCCTCGCCGTCATCCTCGGCTGCCTTCAGGTGCTCGACGGCACCGGCAATGGCGTGATTCGATTCGGAGGCGGGGATGATGCCCTCGGCGCGGGCGAACAAAACCCCGGACGCGAAGGCTTCGCGCTGCTTGATCGCCACAGCGTCCAACAGCTTCTGGTCGTACGCCGCGCTGACCAGCGGGGACATGCCGTGATAGCGCAGCCCGCCGGCGTGCACGGCGGCCGGCACGAAGTCGGCGCCCAGCGTAAACATCTTCAGCAGCGGCGTGAACCCGCCGGCATCACCGAAGTCATAGCGGTATTCACCCTTGGTCAGCGAGGGTGCGGCGTCCGGTTCGCAGGCGCGCACATGCACATTCGCGCCCTCGGCAAGGTTCCGGTGCAAGAACGGGAAGGCGAGCCCGGCCAGATTCGAACCACCACCTGCGCAGGCGAAAAGGTGATCCGGCAGCCGCTCGCCGGCCAACTCCAGTTGAGCCAGTGCCTCCAACCCGATCACCGATTGATGCAAGGCGACGTGATTGAGCACGCTGCCCAGCGCATAGTTCGCTTCCGGATCGCCGGCAGCGACCTCAATCGCCTCGCTGATCGCCATGCCGAGCGAGCCCGGGGTGTCGGGAAACTTCTCGCGCAGCTGTCGTCCGATCTCGGTTCCATCCGACGGGCTCGGGGTGACGTGGCCGCCGAAGGTTTCCATCTGGATGCGCCGATAGGGCTTGGTCTCGTAGCTGCTGCGAACCTGCCAGACGTCGCAACGCAGCCCGAAGACCTGACACGCGAACGACAAGGCGGCACCCCACTGGCCGGCACCGGTCTCGGTGCACAGCCGCTTGATGCCGGCCTGCTTGTTGAAGTAGGCCTGCGCCACCGCGGAGTTCGGCTTGTGGCTGCCCACCGGAGAGGCACCCTCGTACTTGAAGTAGATGCGCGCCTTGGTGCCGAGCGCCTGCTCGAAGCGGCGTGCCCGATAGAGCGGGGAAGGGCGCCACAACCGATAGACCTCACGCACCTCGTCAGGGATTGGGGTCCATCGCTCGGTGCTCATCTCCTGCTCGATCAACGCCTGCGGAAAGATCGCTGCCAGATCTTGCGGCCCGGCGGGCTGCTTGGTGGCCGGGTTCAACGGTGGCGGCGGTGCCGTGGGAAGATCGGGAGTGAGGTTGTACCAGTGCGTCGGCAGCTGGTCCTCGGGCAACAAAAACTTGGTGCGCTCATCGGTCATGGGTCGAGGTTATCGGATCGGTGCGCTACCGTCGCTGGGTCGTCCCATCAGGAGGTATGCAATGCATCTGCGTGATTTGGTGATCTGCGTCGCCGGTGCGGCGGTTCTCAGCGGTTGCGCAAGTGGTCCGCAGGGTGCCTCCGGTGCCGCGAGCGACGGATCGCCCACGCCGGGCGCGTTCAAGGCATGCATGGCGGCCGACAGCGCCGGCTTCGCCGATGGCGCGGAGAACCAGGCCGCCTACGAAGGCATGCTGCAGGCCGCAACCGAACTGAATCTTCTGGTCAGTCAGGCGCAGGCGGACGACGACGCCGACTATGCGTCCACCGTGAATGATCTCGCCGAAGGTGGCTGCTCGCTGATCGTCACGGTTGGCGATGCACATGCCGGGGACGCGCAAACCGCCGCTCAAGCCCATCCCGGCGTGTTCTTCTTGCTGGTGGACGCCCAGGCCGAGACCCCTCAGACCAACCTCAAACCGCTGCTTTTCGACACCGCGGATGCGGCCTTCTTGGCGGGATACGTGGCAGCCGCGCAAACCTCGAATGACCGGGCAGCAGTCGCGTCCGACGCCGATGACGTCTACCGAAACGGCTTCACCGCAGGCGTCGACTACTACAACCAGGCCAAGGGAACCAACGTCACGGCCTCGGACACAGATGGTGCGGTCAGCGATTCCGTCCGAAAGGTGGTGGACGCAGCAGTCATCACGACCATCGGTGAGGCCACCCGGGGCCAGTTCACCAGCGCCCCCTATTTCGGGACGCTGAAAGACGGGGGAGTCGACATCGTGCCACTGCCAGACGACGCCAGCGACGAACTGCAGGCCGAGGTCGCCCAGTTGCGCGCCGGCCTGATCGACGGATCGATCACCCCTCCGGCCGCCGGTTAGGGCCGAGCCGTTGTGCCTCCCAGGCGTCGGGGCCGGAGACCATTAGGCTAACGAATCATGAAAAAGGGATCGAGCGTGCTCGTTGCGGGATTGTTGGCATGCGCTCTTGCAGGATGCGCCCAGCCCCCGGTGATCGATTCGACGGCGTCCGCA contains:
- a CDS encoding NADP-dependent isocitrate dehydrogenase; protein product: MAKIKVAGTVVELDGDEMTRVIWSFIKDRLILPYLDVNLDYYDLGIENRDATDDQVTVDAANAIKREGVGVKCATITPDEARVQEFGLKKMWRSPNGTIRNILGGVIFREPIVISNIPRLVPNWTKPIVVGRHAFGDQYRATDFKVPGAGTITLTYTPDDGSQPMEVEVVKMPEGGGVTMGMYNFNESIRDFARASMSYGLQRGYPVYLSTKNTILKAYDGQFKDLFAEVFENEFKDRFEAAGITYEHRLIDDMVAAALKWEGGYVWACKNYDGDVQSDTVAQGFGSLGLMTSVLMTPDGKTVEAEAAHGTVTRHFRQHQQGKATSTNPIASIYAWTGGLKHRGKLDGTPAVTAFAETLEQVCVETVEAGKMTKDLALLVGPEQQWLTTEQFLAALDEGLAAKLG
- a CDS encoding TrpB-like pyridoxal phosphate-dependent enzyme, yielding MTDERTKFLLPEDQLPTHWYNLTPDLPTAPPPPLNPATKQPAGPQDLAAIFPQALIEQEMSTERWTPIPDEVREVYRLWRPSPLYRARRFEQALGTKARIYFKYEGASPVGSHKPNSAVAQAYFNKQAGIKRLCTETGAGQWGAALSFACQVFGLRCDVWQVRSSYETKPYRRIQMETFGGHVTPSPSDGTEIGRQLREKFPDTPGSLGMAISEAIEVAAGDPEANYALGSVLNHVALHQSVIGLEALAQLELAGERLPDHLFACAGGGSNLAGLAFPFLHRNLAEGANVHVRACEPDAAPSLTKGEYRYDFGDAGGFTPLLKMFTLGADFVPAAVHAGGLRYHGMSPLVSAAYDQKLLDAVAIKQREAFASGVLFARAEGIIPASESNHAIAGAVEHLKAAEDDGEGQVILIGISGNGQLDLPAYADFLSGEMIDA
- a CDS encoding BMP family ABC transporter substrate-binding protein, which translates into the protein MHLRDLVICVAGAAVLSGCASGPQGASGAASDGSPTPGAFKACMAADSAGFADGAENQAAYEGMLQAATELNLLVSQAQADDDADYASTVNDLAEGGCSLIVTVGDAHAGDAQTAAQAHPGVFFLLVDAQAETPQTNLKPLLFDTADAAFLAGYVAAAQTSNDRAAVASDADDVYRNGFTAGVDYYNQAKGTNVTASDTDGAVSDSVRKVVDAAVITTIGEATRGQFTSAPYFGTLKDGGVDIVPLPDDASDELQAEVAQLRAGLIDGSITPPAAG
- a CDS encoding hemolysin family protein; this encodes MPDLLISIGVIFVLLFVGFLFSAAEMALVTLRDSQIQKLQAKGKRGQAIVALTDNPNKFLSSVQIGVTLAGFLSSAFGSDSLAGKYLAPWFESLGLASGLSSVLAVIVITAIISFLSIVLSELTAKRMAMQRTEEFALALAPMVSAIAKVATPLIWLIDKCTNIMVRILGGDPAAAKEAVTEDELRSMVANADMLGDEERRIVDDVFDAGDRSLREVMVPRTEVDFLSGDMPAYQAVRLVQDNQRSRYPVTDGSPDQIIGFLHVRDLMNLDTATRQAPIRQLVRPILSLPETVKVLRALTEMRRESSHLAIVRDEYGGTAGIVTMEDLIEELIGDITDEYDVVDADQIQHEMVSDLEGLISLEDFEDRTGFVIPEGPYDTLAGYFMWVLGRVPKLNDKIVVELAPENAPEDDPQLTRFSMRVSEMDGHRIAWIDLGRLETVGAPAAPESNSTSARS